The DNA segment CGGGTTCGCTCGTTTCACTCGCGCCCCGGAATGACGAATTCACCCATCCGCCGCCGTCGCCGCGACGACCTCGCTCGCCGTCTCGCCGGCCACCTTGCGGCGTTGCCATAGCTCGTAGCCGAACATGCCGAGCACCATCGCCGCGACAAACACGATCATCGGCATGGTGAGACCGGCGAGGTTTACCAGCGCAGGACCTGGACAAATTCCGGAAAGGCCCCAGCCGATTCCGAACAGCGCTGAACCTGCCACGAGCGGTGCATCGATATCGTTGCGCGCGGGCCAGGAGAATTTTGCGGCGAATAGCGGCGCGCTCCGCCGCCGCGCCAGCGCAAAGCCCGCGCCGGCCACGATGACCGCACCCGCCATTACGCAGGCGAGCGTGGCGTCCCATGTGCCGAAGAAATCGAGGAAGCCGAGAACCTTTTCCGGTTCGGTCATGCCGGAGATCAGTAATCCCAGTCCGAACACGACGCCGCAACCGAAGCTCGCGAGGATCAGCATCATCGCACTACCCTCCGAAGCCGTGACGAACCAGCGCAACCGTGACGATCGCCGCGCCCATGAATATCAGCGTGGCGACGATCGAGCGCGCCGAGACGCGCGCGAAACCGCAGACGCCGTGGCCCGAGGTGCAGCCATTGCCCATTCGGGTGCCGAACCCGACCAGAAGACCGGCGATCGCGTAGAGCACGAGGTTTGACGATGAGAGCCGCGCCGGCCCTGATGTGCCCAACAGCGGTCCGATCAGTGCTGCAGCTATAAGGCCAACGATGAAGGCGAGCCGCCAGGCGCGGTCGCGGCTCGTGGTCAACACTCCGCCGAGGATGCCGGACACGCCAGCCAGCCGTCCGGCCGACAGCATCAGAGCTGCGGAGGCGAGCCCGATCAGTGCACCGCCGATCAGTCCGCTCGTGGGCGTGAAATGGTGCATGTTCTGCCCTCCTGCTATAGCTGAGGCCTGCGAATTGCCACGATAGAGTCGCCCGTAGCCGCCGCCAATGCCTTTTTGCCGGCGCTTTCGATCGGTTACACTCCCGCCGCCAAACGATTCGATTGTTTTCAAACGCAAATCTGGGGGAAACCAATGAGACTATCATCCGCCGTCCGCACGATCGTCCTCGTGCTTGTTGCTTTCGTTGGGCTCTCGTCGGCCGCGCGCGCCGATGAAGGCTATGTGCAGCTCACGATCATCAAGGCCGGATGGATCATCGGCGGCAACGGCGGCAGCGGCGTCTTGGATTTCCACGGCCGCCGTTATCCGCTCACGGTTGGCGGCATCGATTATGGTCTGGTGTTCGGCGGATCGCGCGCGGTGCTGCGCGGCCGCGTCAGCAACATCTGGCGGCCGTCGGATATCGCGGGCGCCTATGCGGCAGGCGGCGCCGGCATCGTGGTCGGCGGCGGCGTGCGCGGCATCCTGCTCACCAATGCGCGGGGCGTCACGCTCGAACTCGCCGGCTCGCAGTTTGGCCTGATGGCGAATGCGGATTTGAGCGGCCTTGCGATCGGCCTGAGGTAGAGCTCCTTTCTTATCCCCCACGCGTTCCGCGGGGGAGGGATCAAGGTGCTCAGCCGCCGGTTCGCCTGAAAATGTCCTCAGGCGGCACCGGCGGCGTTATCCCAAAGGTTTCACGCAATACATCGTCGAGCTCACCGGCGTTCGCCAGCGTGCGCTCCTTGGTCAATTCGCCGTCGCGTGCCTCCAGCGTCAGCGCGCGATCGACCAGCCGAATGCGCCGGTTGCCTGACAGCCGCTCGACGATCAGCCTTGTGGTGAGCGGAATCGTCGAGTTGGTCGAGGTGAACCAGTTGCCGAGCTCGTAGTCGGCCTGAAGCTGTGGATGCAGGTCGAAGACGTACATCGCGCGCCAGCTGCCGTCGCGTTTGGCATTGAGCCACAGCAAACCGTCCGTCTCGGTGAGACGATAGGTGCCGAGCACGGTGGTCTGCTCGATGTCGGTTTTGAATTGCAGGGGCGCATCCAGGAGGCAGGCGCCAAACCCGGCGTCGACGAGATAAGCGCCGTCCGCAAGATCGACCTTCAGCAGCATGTGTGTTTTTGGCCCGAGCGGACTGCCTGGCGGCGACATCCAGCGCACCCGCCCCCCAAGCCCGGTGACCTCAAAGCCGATCGCCTGGAGCGCCGCCCGCAACAGCAGATTGTGCTCGTAGCAATATCCGCCGCGGCTTCCCTCGACGAGCTTGGCCTGGATCGAGGTGAGATCGAGCTTGACCGGGCGGCGCAACAGCGGATCAATCGCCTCGAACGGGATCGCAGCGAGATGCGCGGTCTGGAGGGCTTTCAGCGTCGCGAGATCGGCCGCGACCGGGCCGCTATGGCCGATCCGCGCCAGGTATTTGTCCAGCCGAAATTCATGATCCATCATGCGCCGCCTCTGTCGGCTGCGATACTATGCCAGGGAACGGCGCCAAGGCCAGCGCGGGAGCGCTGGCAACATGAAAGCAAAGGAAAAGGCCGGGGTTCGCCCGGCCTTTTGATTTCCCGATGTTGCGAGCCTCAGAACGTGCAGGCGCGGCTCACCCGCATCTTTTCCTGGATCGCGGCGGCTTCGGTGAACGTCGGCACCGGCTTGCTGACGACCTTGTAGTCGGACAGGAAGTGCACCGGCTGTTGTTGCAAGTTGGTGTTCCAGATCTGGCAGACGCCGGTGTTGTCCCAGCGGATCACGTAATAGCCCTGCGGCATGGGCATGGGGCGGGCGAACGCGGCTGACGAAGCCAGGATGGCGGCGGCGGCGGCGAGAGCGGTGGTGCGACGCATGAAAGTCTCCTTTGGTGATGACTGAGAGTTATAGTTCCCCGCGCCCCATGAAGCCAGTAGCGGCCTCTAACGGTGGCGCTGACGGCGGAGTGGTGCGTCAAAAGGGTGACAGGCGCCAGTAGCAAGCGCGTGATTGGTGGACGTCACGCCAGGATGAGATATCGTGGTGATGCCGAACATGGCAGGGAGGACCAGTGCCGCCTATTTGAAGTTCCTGCACCACAAGCGGCGAACTCGATCCAGGAACTTCAAATAGAAAGCGGCACTAGAATCATGAGTTTGCTAGTACCCATAACTTTCCGAAGTTCGTGGATGGTGGGTGCTGAGATGGTGCACGAACTTCGGAAAGTGGGTACTAGGATGAGCATGACAGGTCGAGCCAGCGGTATCGCAACGTTTGGTGCGGCTGCCGCGCTGTTATCTCAGATGATTCAGCTCAGTCCCGGATTTTCGGCGGCGCCGCTCACCGTCGCGGTGGCCGACTTCGACTATTTCGACACCTCAGGCGAAGTCAGGGATCAGCGCGCGGAGCATCGGGCGCGCATGCTGCGTTTCACCGAACTGCTCCGCGAGAGCCTCAGCTCGCAAGGCGATTATCACGTGCAGCCTCTCGAATGCACTGATCCGCCCTGTACGCCCATCAACATGCAGCCGGCCAGGTTCATCGACGCCAGCCGCCGCTCGGGCGCGCGCTTCGTCGTCTATGGCGGCATCCACAAGATGAGCACGCTGGTGCAATGGGGCGACATCCAGTTGCTCGACCTCGAGGCCGACAAGGTGCTGTTTCGCCAGAACGTCACCTTTCGCGGCGACACCGACGAAGCCTACCGTCGCGCCGCCGCCTTCGTCAGCGGCAGCGTCAGGGATGCGCTGGAGAAGAGGTGAGGGCCTTCGTTCAAGCACCGGAATGCGCATGACCCGCGAAGATCTGATCGCCGCTTATTCGGCGGCGAACCGGCATTATCACAATCTGGCTCATATCCAGGACTGTCTCGACCAGCTCGCTCGTGTCGATGCCCTGTCGGGGGCCGAGCGCACCATTCTGGAAGCGGCGATCTGGTGGCACGACGTCGTCTATGATCCGACGCGATCGGACAATGAGGAGCTCAGCGCACAACTCGCTGAACAGAATCTCGGTGCGGAGATGCGTGAGGAGGTCGGCAGGCTGATCCGCCTGACCAGGACGCATCAGGTCGAGGCGGGCGATAAATTAGGAACCATCCTGATTTCGATCGATCTGTCGATCCTGGCCGCCGAGCCGGCGCGTTACGACACCTATGCTGCGGCCATTCGCAAGGAGTTCGCGCACGTACCGGATGCCGTCTATCGGGCGGGCCGGTCCGACGTGCTGCAGCGCTTCGCAGCAAAGCCGGTGATCTTTCCCGATGCGGTTTTTGCACAGGCGCTTGATTGGAGAGCGCGGGAGAATCTGGCGCGCGAACTTGCGGTTCTTAGCGAGTGAAGGCGAAGATTTTCAGAAGAAAAAAGCCGGGCTTTCCAGGCTGTGTGAGAACTGGGGCAAATCAGATAGAGAGGCCGCATCATTAATGATGCGGCCTTTTTCATGCGCTACATTCGAGGTGGGGACCGTAACCAGGCGAGTTTTTTGCCGGCACGGATCGATGATTACGTTGCCGCTGATGCGGCGGTGCGGGTAATCGATGCCTTTGTTGAAGGTCTCGATATGTTCGGGCTCGGCTTGGTTCGAGCGACACCGGCGGCGACCGGGCGGCCCGGCTATGACCCGCGCGATCTTCTGAAGCTCTATATCTACGGGTACCTCAACGAGGTTCGTTCGAGCCGCAAGCTGGAACGCGAGTGCCGGCGCAATGTCGAACTGATGTGGCTGTTGGGGCGGCTTGCCCCCGACTTCAAAACAATTGCGGACTTTCGGCGGGACAATGCAGCCGGGATCGTAGGGGCATGCCGGGCCTTCGTGCTGTTCTGCCGCGAGCAGGGACTATTTGCGGCCCGTCTGGTGGCCCTCGACGGTTCGAAGTTCCGGGCGGTGGCGAGCGCCAAGCGGATTATGGGCGAACGCAAGGTCGCCGAAGAGGCCGGCCGGATCGATCAACAGATCGCGGCTTATCTTGCCAACCTCGACAGCATCGATGCGGGCGAGCGGGCCGATAGCGATGCGGAACAAACGGCTGCGGCTCTCCAGGCTCTCAGGGCACGCCGCACCGACCTTGATGCTCTGGCGGCGCGACTTAAGGCGGAAGATCGGACTAGTCTTGTAGAAGGTGAGCTCGATGCGCGGCCGATGGGTAAAGGGGCAGGCTCCAAGCCTCCTTCCTACAATGTCCAGACGGCGGTCGATGCTGCGACGGGGCTGATCGTCCACCATGAGGTTACAACCGAACCCACCGACAACCGGCTGCTCCATCCGATGGCCAAGGCGACGAAGGATGCGGTGGCGGCCGATACGCTCACGGTGGTGGCGGACGCTGGCTATTCGAACGGAGCAGACGCGGCAGCCTGCGAGAACGATGGCATCACGCCTTGTGTGCCAGCGAACCGGGCCGTCAACAATCAGGGCGACTTCTTCGACCGCACGGCCTTCATCTATGAGCCGCAAACCGACAGTTTTCGTTGTCCGGCGGGCCGAACACTGGTGCGCAAGCAAATCCTCACCAGAAAGCAGAGCGTCTTGTATATCGCCGACGATTGTTCGGGTTGCGCGCTCAAGCCGAGATGCACCCGCGTCGAGCGCCGCTTCGTTCAAAGACACCTTTACGAGGACGCGCTTCAACGCATGAATGCCCGCGTCGAAGCCGATCCACACCTCATGCGGCAGCGGCGATGCGCGGCTGAACACCCGTTCGGAACCATCAAGCGGATGACGGCTGGCGGCAGGTTCCTCACCCGAGGCCTTACCAACGTCAAGACTGAAGCCGCCCTCAGCGTTCTTGTCTACAACATCATGCGGGTCATCAATCTCATCGGCTCGCAAAGCCTCAAGATTAGGCTCGCCTGACCCTAAAAATTAAAAAAAGAGGCCCCGGATCACCGCAGCCTCTCGTTTCCACACAGCCTGTTTCGCCCGGCCTTTATTTGTCCGATGGATGACCGGGTCCCGCCTTCGCCGAGGCTACGGCGGGCATGCAAGCCCGGGCACGACTTGCGGAAGGCTACAACACCTTGTTGCTCGCCTTCACCTTGTCCGCATCGAGATAGACGCTCGCGCCCATTTCCTTGAACTTGGCGCTCATCTGCGCCATGCCCTGTTCCTGGTCATTGAGCGTCGCGGCGTAGTCGCGCACGTCCTGCGTGATTTTCATCGAGCAGAACTTTGGGCCGCACATCGAGCAGAAATGCGCGACCTTGTGGGCGTCCTTCGGCAGCGTCTCGTCGTGGAATTTGCACGCGGTTTCCGGATCGAGGCCGAGGTTGAACTGGTCCTCCCAGCGGAAGTCGAACCGCGCGCGCGACAGCGCATCGTCGCGCAGTTGCGCCGCCGGGTGGCCCTTGGCGAGGTCGGAAGCGTGCGCCGAGATCTTGTAGGTGATCACGCCGGTCTTGACGTCGTTGCGATCCGGCAACCCAAGATGCTCCTTCGGCGTCACGTAACACAGCATCGCGCAGCCGAACCAGCCGATCATGGCAGCGCCAATGCCTGAGGTGATGTGGTCATAGCCCGGCGCGATGTCGGTGGTCAGCGGGCCCAACGTATAGAACGGCGCTTCGCCGCACTCCCTAAGCTGCTTGTCCATGTTGATCTTGATCTTGTGCATCGGCACGTGGCCGGGGCCTTCGATCATGACCTGGCAGCCTTTCTTCCAGGCGATCTTTGTGAGTTCGCCGAGCGTTTCGAGTTCGGCAAACTGCGCGCGGTCGTTGGCATCCGCGATCGAACCCGGACGCAGGCCATCGCCGAGCGAGAACGACACGTCGTATTTGCGCATGATGTCGCAAATGTCCTCGAAGTGCGTGTAGAGGAAGCTCTCCTTGTGATGCGCCAGGCACCACTTCGCCATGATCGAGCCGCCGCGCGAGACGATGCCGGTGACGCGATTTGCGGTGAGATGGATGTAGGCCAGCCGCACGCCGGCGTGGATCGTGAAGTAGTCGACGCCCTGTTCGCACTGTTCGATCAGCGTGTCGCGGTAGAGATCCCAGGTCAGCGCGACGGGATCGCCGTTGCACTTTTCCAGCGCCTGGTAGATCGGCACCGTGCCGATCGGTACCGGCGAGTTGCGCAGGATCCATTCGCGGGTGGTGTGGATGTTGCGCCCCGTGGAGAGGTCCATCACGGTGTCGGCGCCCCAGCGGGTCGCCCACACCATCTTGTCGACTTCCTCTTCCACCGACGAACTCACGGCGGAGTTGCCGATATTGGCGTTGATCTTGGTGAGGAAGTTGCGGCCGATGATCATCGGCTCGAGTTCGCCGTGATTGATGTTGGAGGGAATGATGGCGCGGCCGCGTGCGATTTCGCTGCACACGAATTCCGGCGTGACGAACGGCGGGATCTCGGCCCCAAAGCTCTCGCCGTTGGCGAGCGCTTCTTCCGCGCGTTCGAGCTGAGCTTTGCGGCCAAGATTCTCGCGCTCGGCGACGTAGATCATCTCCTTGGTGATGATGCCGGCGCGCGCAAACTCAAGCTGCGTGATCTTGTGGCCGTCGAGACCGCGCAACGGCTTGTGATAGCCGGTGAAGGCCTTTGCGGCATGGGCCGTGCCGACATTGCCGTTGTCTTCCGGCTTGACGCTGCGGCCCTCATATTCCTCGACGCCGCCGCGCTCCCTGACCCAGGCGGTGCGATGTCGCTGCAACCCGCTGTTGACGTCGATCACGACGTTCGGATCGGTGTAGGGCCCCGAAGTGTCATAGACCGGCAGATTAGGCTCGCCGGCTTTTTCGGAGAGGATGATCTCGCGCAGCGGCACGCGCAGATCGGGCGCGGCATCCGGGGTTGCAAAGATCTTGCGTGAGGAGGGCAACGGGCCCGTAGTCACGGCGGGGACGGTCGTGTCGGGATCGGGGCGAATGTTCATATGGTCCTCCTTTTAATTACTCACACGTCGTTCCGGACGAGCCGCGTAGCGGCGCGATCCGGAACCTCGAGGTTGTTGCGTTGTAAAGCCGCGAGCGACGCTCTCTCACTCCCTCCCCCCTTGTGGGGGAGGGTGGGGAGAGGGGTAGCGATGAGCCA comes from the Bradyrhizobium erythrophlei genome and includes:
- a CDS encoding DUF6691 family protein; the encoded protein is MMLILASFGCGVVFGLGLLISGMTEPEKVLGFLDFFGTWDATLACVMAGAVIVAGAGFALARRRSAPLFAAKFSWPARNDIDAPLVAGSALFGIGWGLSGICPGPALVNLAGLTMPMIVFVAAMVLGMFGYELWQRRKVAGETASEVVAATAADG
- a CDS encoding YeeE/YedE family protein, whose protein sequence is MHHFTPTSGLIGGALIGLASAALMLSAGRLAGVSGILGGVLTTSRDRAWRLAFIVGLIAAALIGPLLGTSGPARLSSSNLVLYAIAGLLVGFGTRMGNGCTSGHGVCGFARVSARSIVATLIFMGAAIVTVALVRHGFGG
- a CDS encoding arylamine N-acetyltransferase family protein: MMDHEFRLDKYLARIGHSGPVAADLATLKALQTAHLAAIPFEAIDPLLRRPVKLDLTSIQAKLVEGSRGGYCYEHNLLLRAALQAIGFEVTGLGGRVRWMSPPGSPLGPKTHMLLKVDLADGAYLVDAGFGACLLDAPLQFKTDIEQTTVLGTYRLTETDGLLWLNAKRDGSWRAMYVFDLHPQLQADYELGNWFTSTNSTIPLTTRLIVERLSGNRRIRLVDRALTLEARDGELTKERTLANAGELDDVLRETFGITPPVPPEDIFRRTGG
- a CDS encoding DUF2380 domain-containing protein: MSMTGRASGIATFGAAAALLSQMIQLSPGFSAAPLTVAVADFDYFDTSGEVRDQRAEHRARMLRFTELLRESLSSQGDYHVQPLECTDPPCTPINMQPARFIDASRRSGARFVVYGGIHKMSTLVQWGDIQLLDLEADKVLFRQNVTFRGDTDEAYRRAAAFVSGSVRDALEKR
- a CDS encoding HD domain-containing protein produces the protein MTREDLIAAYSAANRHYHNLAHIQDCLDQLARVDALSGAERTILEAAIWWHDVVYDPTRSDNEELSAQLAEQNLGAEMREEVGRLIRLTRTHQVEAGDKLGTILISIDLSILAAEPARYDTYAAAIRKEFAHVPDAVYRAGRSDVLQRFAAKPVIFPDAVFAQALDWRARENLARELAVLSE
- a CDS encoding IS1182 family transposase, encoding MRYIRGGDRNQASFLPARIDDYVAADAAVRVIDAFVEGLDMFGLGLVRATPAATGRPGYDPRDLLKLYIYGYLNEVRSSRKLERECRRNVELMWLLGRLAPDFKTIADFRRDNAAGIVGACRAFVLFCREQGLFAARLVALDGSKFRAVASAKRIMGERKVAEEAGRIDQQIAAYLANLDSIDAGERADSDAEQTAAALQALRARRTDLDALAARLKAEDRTSLVEGELDARPMGKGAGSKPPSYNVQTAVDAATGLIVHHEVTTEPTDNRLLHPMAKATKDAVAADTLTVVADAGYSNGADAAACENDGITPCVPANRAVNNQGDFFDRTAFIYEPQTDSFRCPAGRTLVRKQILTRKQSVLYIADDCSGCALKPRCTRVERRFVQRHLYEDALQRMNARVEADPHLMRQRRCAAEHPFGTIKRMTAGGRFLTRGLTNVKTEAALSVLVYNIMRVINLIGSQSLKIRLA
- the thiC gene encoding phosphomethylpyrimidine synthase ThiC, which encodes MNIRPDPDTTVPAVTTGPLPSSRKIFATPDAAPDLRVPLREIILSEKAGEPNLPVYDTSGPYTDPNVVIDVNSGLQRHRTAWVRERGGVEEYEGRSVKPEDNGNVGTAHAAKAFTGYHKPLRGLDGHKITQLEFARAGIITKEMIYVAERENLGRKAQLERAEEALANGESFGAEIPPFVTPEFVCSEIARGRAIIPSNINHGELEPMIIGRNFLTKINANIGNSAVSSSVEEEVDKMVWATRWGADTVMDLSTGRNIHTTREWILRNSPVPIGTVPIYQALEKCNGDPVALTWDLYRDTLIEQCEQGVDYFTIHAGVRLAYIHLTANRVTGIVSRGGSIMAKWCLAHHKESFLYTHFEDICDIMRKYDVSFSLGDGLRPGSIADANDRAQFAELETLGELTKIAWKKGCQVMIEGPGHVPMHKIKINMDKQLRECGEAPFYTLGPLTTDIAPGYDHITSGIGAAMIGWFGCAMLCYVTPKEHLGLPDRNDVKTGVITYKISAHASDLAKGHPAAQLRDDALSRARFDFRWEDQFNLGLDPETACKFHDETLPKDAHKVAHFCSMCGPKFCSMKITQDVRDYAATLNDQEQGMAQMSAKFKEMGASVYLDADKVKASNKVL